From Medicago truncatula cultivar Jemalong A17 chromosome 7, MtrunA17r5.0-ANR, whole genome shotgun sequence, a single genomic window includes:
- the LOC11429767 gene encoding CST complex subunit TEN1 isoform X2 — translation MAFFEGKSGALVSLQDMRPSSPFFKQGTSVRIIGKLHEYSSETGLATVIDGNDILKVSTEHLKDLKFQVGSVYQFIGELLIRTDNEKGVVHANEKIIEHNVLCFLLGSFAGTCW, via the exons ATGGCATTTTTCGAAGGAAAATCCGGTGCGTTAGTTTCTTTACAAGACATGCGCCCATCGTCTCCTTTTTTCAAGCAAGGAACATCAGTCAGAATAATTGGAAA GTTACACGAATACTCTTCAGAGACAGGACTAGCAACAGTAATCGATGGTAATGACATTCTAAAAGTTAGTACTGAGCATCTGAAGGACCTTAAGTTTCAAGTTGGATCTGTCTACCAATTCATTGGTGAGCTTCTTATCCGAACTGATAATGAG AAAGGTGTGGTTCATGCGAATGAGAAGATAATTGAGCACAatgttctttgttttttgttaggGAGTTTTGCAGGCACATGTTGGTAG
- the LOC11434168 gene encoding F-box protein PP2-B13 — translation MELLPEDCFAHILSFTSPLDVCRVSLLSSVVQSMADSDFLWEKFLPHKYQEIISRLVDPPLPCSSKKELFARLCKPSLIDDGNKMFSIEKTTGKICYLLSARQLSITFGNTSLYWSWKQVQGSRFAEAAELRTICWLEIKGSINSEMLSPKTMYGAYLKVKIADRAYGLDSLPSEVSIEVGNYKSQENVYIRSQSKRNGKAYCHCNCEHNDEWLEIKLGSFYTEKVQVQEVRMCLKEVKGVHLKGGLIVDGIELRPKTYEQ, via the exons atGGAACTTCTgcctgaagattgttttgcacaCATTTTATCATTTACATCACCTCTTGATGTGTGTAGGGTTTCTCTACTCTCCTCGGTTGTGCAATCCATGGCTGATTCAGATTTTCTGTGGGAGAAATTTTTGCCACATAAATATCAAGAAATTATTTCTAGGCTGGTGGATCCCCCATTGCCATGTTCCTCAAAGAAAGAACTATTTGCCAGGTTATGTAAACCGTCACTAATTGACGACGGTAACAAG ATGTTCTCAATTGAGAAAACAACaggaaaaatatgttacttGTTGAGTGCAAGACAACTTTCAATTACATTTGGAAACACCTCTTTGTATTGGTCTTGGAAACAAGTTCAAGGCTCAAG GTTTGCAGAAGCTGCTGAACTCAGAACCATTTGCTGGCTAGAAATCAAGGGTAGTATAAACAGTGAAATGTTATCTCCAAAGACAATGTATGGAGCATATCTAAAAGTGAAAATTGCGGATCGTGCTTATGGTTTAGACTCGTTACCTTCAGAGGTGTCAATTGAGGTTGGTAATTACAAATCACAAGAAAATGTCTACATTCGTTCACAATCCAAAAGAAATGGGAAAGCTTATTGTCATTGCAATTGTGAGCACAATGATGAATGGTTGGAGATTAAATTAGGGAGTTTCTACACTGAAAAAGTTCAAGTTCAAGAAGTGAGAATGTGTCTCAAAGAAGTCAAAGGTGTGCACTTGAAAGGTGGGCTAATTGTTGATGGAATTGAACTAAGGCCTAAAACTTACGAGCAGTAA
- the LOC11429767 gene encoding CST complex subunit TEN1 isoform X1, producing MAFFEGKSGALVSLQDMRPSSPFFKQGTSVRIIGKLHEYSSETGLATVIDGNDILKVSTEHLKDLKFQVGSVYQFIGELLIRTDNEGVLQAHVGRNVDGIDLNLYHQSLLLLKQFQANHLNNSAT from the exons ATGGCATTTTTCGAAGGAAAATCCGGTGCGTTAGTTTCTTTACAAGACATGCGCCCATCGTCTCCTTTTTTCAAGCAAGGAACATCAGTCAGAATAATTGGAAA GTTACACGAATACTCTTCAGAGACAGGACTAGCAACAGTAATCGATGGTAATGACATTCTAAAAGTTAGTACTGAGCATCTGAAGGACCTTAAGTTTCAAGTTGGATCTGTCTACCAATTCATTGGTGAGCTTCTTATCCGAACTGATAATGAG gGAGTTTTGCAGGCACATGTTGGTAGAAATGTCGACGGGATTGATCTCAATCTTTATCATCAGTCCTTGCTGCTTTTGAAACAGTTTCAAGCCAATCATTTGAATAATTCAGCAACTTAA
- the LOC11432808 gene encoding F-box protein PP2-B15, which produces MNSTTSIVSLPEDCVSAILSHTSPQDACRFLLVSNTFVKVADSDLVWKTFLPSDYEDIVSRAVNQFSFKFISSYKQLFRSFCRPLLLDGGNKSFKLEKFSGKKCYMLSARELSIAWSIDPMFWSWKSSPQSRFPEVAELRTVNWLEIEGRIRTKILTPNTSYAAYLVMKSSHRAYGLDSTPTEVSIVIGNKVNRGKAYLCIKDENKRNMETLFYGNRRNRVIQEQEDGGNIQVPSKREDGWMEIEIGEFFSGEGDEEIKMSLMEIGHQLKGGLVLEGIEVRPKHT; this is translated from the exons ATGAATTCCACTACATCAATAGTTTCCTTGCCGGAGGATTGTGTTTCTGCAATATTATCACATACATCACCACAAGATGCATGTAGATTTTTATTGGTTTCCAACACTTTTGTCAAAGTTGCAGATTCTGACTTGGTTTGGAAGACCTTTTTACCCTCTGATTACGAGGACATTGTCTCAAGAGCTGTGAATCAATTCTCTTTCAAATTCATCTCTTCATACAAGCAACTCTTTCGTTCATTTTGTCGTCCCCTTCTTCTTGACGGTGGCAATAAG AGTTTCAAATTGGAGAAATTTTCGGGTAAAAAATGTTATATGTTATCAGCAAGGGAGTTGTCAATAGCGTGGAGCATCGACCCAATGTTCTGGAGTTGGAAATCATCCCCTCAATCAAG GTTCCCAGAGGTGGCAGAACTGAGAACAGTGAACTGGTTAGAAATAGAAGGCAGAATTAGAACGAAGATTCTAACGCCAAACACATCATATGCAGCATATCTCGTAATGAAAAGTTCTCATAGAGCGTACGGACTTGACTCTACTCCTACAGAAGTTTCAATTGTGATAGGAAACAAAGTGAACAGAGGGAAAGCATATTTGTGCATTAAAGATGAGAACAAACGCAATATGGAGACACTGTTTTACGGGAACAGAAGAAACAGAGTGATTCAAGAACAAGAAGATGGAGGTAATATTCAAGTACCATCTAAGAGAGAAGATGGGTGGATGGAGATTGAGATTGGGGAATTTTTCAGTGGTGAAGGTGACGAGGAGATTAAAATGAGTCTCATGGAAATTGGTCATCAGTTGAAGGGAGGACTTGTTCTTGAAGGCATTGAAGTGAGGCCCAAACATACATAA